The Bacillus carboniphilus genome contains a region encoding:
- the flgK gene encoding flagellar hook-associated protein FlgK: MTSSFFGLETARRGLYAQQSSLQTISNNIANANTEGYVRQRVSLKQTNPYTYPSTNQSASAGQIGTGVTVQTIERVKDDFLTMQFRSENNQLGYWSSKSDTLQMMEEVLNEPSSTGLSSTLDEFWSSLEDLATNPTNSGARSVVRERGIAVAETFNYISQSLSSIQTDLKNDLQITTEEVNSLTRQISNINEQITSVEPNGLLPNSLYDERDLLLDQLSSLVDIKVTKTPVGGNALDQAEGIVSVDIVDQNGKAIHSLIEGDRVNMVSVDFDENTNLVSSLSIGTTDIQADEYSSVGKLMALVESYGYMEGAEQKGLYPEMTKKLDEMAFTFVNEFNATHEQGWSLAEIEQGSQDDFNFFNELTKIQGAASLMKVSEDMYDNNNIAAAESQFAGDGANAIKLAEVKNSSYSIGGQTRSLQNFYESMIGEMAVNTQEAERMKGNSETLTNAVTERRQSVTSVSLDEEMTNMIQFQHAYNAAAKMISAQDELLSTIINNLGVGGR, translated from the coding sequence ATGACTTCATCTTTTTTTGGTTTAGAGACAGCGAGGCGGGGGCTATATGCACAACAAAGTTCTTTGCAAACGATCTCTAATAATATTGCCAACGCAAATACGGAAGGGTATGTAAGGCAACGAGTCTCATTAAAACAAACAAATCCATATACATATCCTTCTACTAATCAATCTGCTTCAGCAGGACAAATAGGAACAGGGGTTACGGTTCAAACGATTGAAAGGGTAAAAGATGATTTTTTAACCATGCAATTTCGCTCTGAAAACAATCAATTAGGCTACTGGTCTTCAAAATCAGATACTTTACAAATGATGGAGGAAGTCTTAAACGAACCGTCTAGTACTGGTTTATCAAGTACATTGGATGAGTTTTGGAGCTCGTTAGAAGATTTAGCGACAAATCCTACAAATTCGGGTGCTAGATCTGTAGTGAGGGAACGAGGTATTGCTGTAGCTGAAACATTTAACTATATCTCTCAATCTTTGAGCAGCATTCAGACAGATTTGAAAAATGATTTACAAATTACAACAGAAGAAGTCAATTCGTTGACACGGCAGATCTCGAATATTAATGAACAGATTACCTCTGTTGAACCGAACGGGTTATTGCCAAATAGCTTATATGATGAAAGAGATCTTTTGTTAGATCAATTATCTTCGTTAGTAGATATTAAGGTGACAAAAACACCTGTGGGAGGAAATGCCCTTGATCAAGCTGAAGGGATTGTGTCAGTTGACATAGTCGATCAAAATGGTAAGGCGATTCATTCCTTGATCGAAGGTGATCGCGTGAATATGGTTTCTGTTGATTTTGATGAGAATACAAACCTTGTATCTTCATTGTCTATTGGTACCACCGATATACAAGCAGACGAATATTCTTCAGTGGGAAAGCTAATGGCTCTAGTTGAAAGCTATGGATACATGGAAGGTGCCGAGCAAAAGGGTTTATATCCAGAGATGACTAAAAAGCTTGATGAAATGGCGTTTACTTTTGTTAATGAATTCAATGCAACGCATGAGCAGGGATGGAGTCTTGCTGAAATTGAACAAGGATCACAAGATGACTTCAATTTTTTTAATGAATTAACCAAAATCCAAGGTGCAGCTTCTTTAATGAAGGTGAGTGAGGATATGTATGATAATAATAATATTGCAGCTGCTGAATCTCAATTTGCAGGTGATGGAGCTAATGCAATCAAGCTGGCAGAAGTGAAAAATAGTTCCTATTCTATCGGGGGTCAAACGCGAAGTCTTCAAAATTTTTATGAGAGTATGATTGGCGAAATGGCTGTTAACACCCAAGAGGCAGAACGAATGAAAGGAAATAGTGAGACTTTAACGAATGCTGTGACAGAACGTAGACAATCGGTAACCTCTGTTTCACTTGATGAAGAGATGACGAATATGATTCAATTTCAGCATGCTTATAATGCAGCGGCCAAAATGATTTCTGCTCAAGATGAATTACTAAGTACCATTATTAATAATCTAGGTGTTGGTGGAAGGTAG
- a CDS encoding flagellar protein FlgN, producing MNSTKLLTSLQSLLDQHLQLIELGKQKTTHLRNGNMDELRTLLIEEQRMMKLITQTEKQRIEHTSQFLGEDDHLTISACIERLSGEEKCSFENMREQLESVMEQLIFINDLNKQLLKQGLQFASSTLNFILPKEESFNYGKNNKFNSSERTVLFDSKI from the coding sequence ATGAACTCTACAAAACTACTAACTTCACTCCAATCACTCCTTGATCAGCATCTGCAGTTAATTGAGCTTGGAAAACAAAAAACGACTCATTTAAGAAACGGTAATATGGATGAATTAAGAACTCTCCTAATAGAAGAGCAACGGATGATGAAGCTAATTACTCAGACAGAAAAACAGAGAATCGAACATACCTCACAATTTTTAGGTGAGGATGACCACTTAACGATATCTGCTTGTATTGAACGGTTGTCTGGGGAGGAAAAGTGTTCTTTTGAAAACATGAGAGAACAACTAGAATCTGTTATGGAACAATTAATATTCATTAATGACCTTAATAAACAACTATTGAAACAGGGACTCCAATTTGCCTCTTCAACTTTGAACTTTATACTTCCAAAGGAAGAAAGCTTTAATTATGGGAAAAACAATAAGTTCAATTCATCGGAGCGGACGGTTCTTTTTGATTCAAAAATATAG
- the flgM gene encoding flagellar biosynthesis anti-sigma factor FlgM, with amino-acid sequence MKINASLYQVQLQGLQQKNHQVQSKKPSNQEQDQVEISNEAKKLQLKENMTTDREVKMENLKKQIEKGQYQLDSKAIAHSLINHYSKEKKDDN; translated from the coding sequence ATGAAAATTAATGCCAGCCTATATCAAGTTCAGCTTCAAGGTTTACAACAAAAAAATCATCAAGTGCAATCAAAGAAACCCTCCAACCAAGAACAGGATCAGGTTGAAATATCCAATGAAGCGAAGAAGCTACAATTAAAGGAAAACATGACTACTGACAGAGAAGTCAAAATGGAGAATTTGAAAAAACAAATAGAAAAGGGACAATATCAGCTGGATTCAAAGGCAATTGCGCATAGCTTAATTAATCATTATTCAAAGGAAAAAAAGGATGATAATTGA
- a CDS encoding TIGR03826 family flagellar region protein yields the protein MEELSNCPNCNRLFIQTQFQPICLHCKKNEDEKFQQVHTFLKTKKNRMATMQDVIEQTGIEEELILKFIRQRRLQLSHFPNICYSCEKCGEPIRKGKICLDCANEIKKGLEQSVIEKEEPIHSNNKTYYSVDLHKDH from the coding sequence TTGGAGGAATTATCAAATTGTCCAAATTGTAATCGTTTATTTATTCAAACTCAATTTCAACCTATATGTCTACATTGTAAAAAGAATGAGGATGAGAAATTCCAACAAGTTCATACGTTTTTAAAAACCAAAAAAAATCGAATGGCAACCATGCAAGACGTGATTGAACAAACAGGAATAGAGGAAGAACTAATTCTTAAATTTATTCGCCAACGTCGTCTTCAACTCTCTCATTTTCCGAATATCTGTTACTCGTGTGAAAAGTGCGGTGAACCTATAAGAAAAGGGAAAATTTGTTTGGATTGTGCAAATGAAATCAAAAAAGGATTAGAACAGTCGGTTATAGAAAAGGAAGAACCAATCCACTCTAATAATAAAACGTATTACTCAGTTGATTTGCATAAGGATCATTAG
- a CDS encoding ComF family protein encodes MEDTRICRDCLEWNNNDLWKNTLRQNRSVFTYNMFMKDVLATFKYRGDAELVNCFEQPFLEGFKKYYSHKKYQVVPIPISPERLRERGFNQALLLAKLLKKPIFEPLGKRNSLKQSKKTKKERIDLKDLYILPSYPSINGYDILLVDDLYTTGSTLRHASKILKMNGASSVDSLTLIRS; translated from the coding sequence ATGGAGGACACTCGTATTTGTCGTGATTGTTTAGAATGGAATAACAACGACCTGTGGAAAAATACGTTAAGACAAAATCGTTCTGTTTTCACGTACAATATGTTTATGAAGGATGTATTAGCTACATTTAAATATCGTGGAGATGCGGAACTCGTAAACTGTTTTGAACAACCATTTTTAGAAGGTTTTAAAAAATACTATAGTCATAAAAAATATCAAGTGGTTCCTATTCCAATAAGTCCTGAGCGTTTAAGAGAACGAGGTTTTAACCAAGCATTATTACTAGCCAAACTATTAAAAAAACCTATTTTTGAACCTTTAGGCAAAAGAAATTCTTTAAAACAATCAAAAAAAACGAAAAAAGAAAGAATTGATCTAAAGGACCTATATATATTACCTAGTTATCCATCAATTAATGGGTATGATATCCTACTAGTTGATGATTTATACACAACAGGATCAACCTTAAGACATGCGTCAAAAATCCTAAAAATGAATGGGGCATCGTCTGTCGATTCTCTTACATTAATTCGTAGTTAA
- a CDS encoding helicase-related protein, with protein MPRFSQDVCLTWKGILSKSQEYASRKIVETIEKKQSILVWAVCGAGKTEMLFSGIEHALRSGKYVCIASPRKDVIIELFPRIKESFPRVDVLSIFGESDDRGKISPLVLATTHQLLHYKHAFDVMIIDEVDAFPYSVDRSLAFAVKKACKPQSSFIYLTATPSKPFQKQFCHDQNVIIPVRHHGHPLPIPQFVWIGSWKKKLKVANQLNRKVVTWIKEQVSENNQAFLFVPDVSILEEVVKVLQKIDERIVGVHAEDPNRIEKVSAFRKGEVPVIVTTTILERGVTIKGANVGVLGAESSIFTDRALVQMSGRVGRSKECPTGTILFFSLWEVSSYGTS; from the coding sequence ATGCCGCGATTTTCACAAGATGTATGTTTAACTTGGAAAGGAATATTATCGAAGTCTCAAGAGTATGCTTCAAGAAAAATAGTAGAAACCATTGAAAAGAAGCAATCTATTTTAGTTTGGGCTGTATGTGGTGCTGGGAAAACAGAAATGCTATTTTCAGGAATTGAACATGCCCTTCGCTCTGGAAAGTATGTGTGCATTGCCTCACCAAGGAAAGATGTGATTATAGAGCTCTTTCCACGAATTAAGGAGTCCTTTCCTAGAGTTGATGTATTAAGTATTTTTGGCGAAAGTGATGACCGTGGTAAAATTAGCCCTCTTGTTCTTGCTACTACCCATCAGCTTCTTCATTACAAACATGCCTTTGATGTCATGATCATTGATGAAGTGGATGCATTTCCTTATTCTGTTGATCGAAGTTTAGCTTTTGCTGTTAAAAAAGCATGTAAACCTCAGTCCTCCTTCATCTACTTAACAGCCACCCCTTCTAAACCCTTTCAAAAACAATTTTGTCACGATCAGAATGTTATTATCCCAGTAAGGCATCATGGCCATCCTTTGCCGATTCCTCAATTTGTTTGGATTGGTAGTTGGAAGAAAAAATTAAAAGTCGCAAACCAGTTAAACAGAAAAGTGGTGACATGGATAAAGGAGCAGGTATCTGAAAATAATCAAGCTTTTTTATTTGTGCCAGACGTGTCTATTCTTGAAGAAGTAGTTAAAGTTTTACAAAAGATAGATGAAAGAATTGTTGGTGTTCATGCTGAAGATCCGAATCGGATAGAGAAAGTGAGTGCGTTTAGAAAAGGAGAGGTTCCTGTAATTGTAACAACGACTATATTAGAACGAGGCGTCACTATAAAAGGAGCTAATGTCGGTGTGTTAGGAGCAGAATCCTCTATTTTCACTGATCGTGCTCTTGTTCAAATGAGCGGAAGAGTGGGAAGAAGTAAAGAATGTCCAACGGGAACCATTCTCTTTTTTTCACTTTGGGAAGTCAGCAGCTATGGTACAAGCTAG
- a CDS encoding response regulator transcription factor, whose translation MSNKKTKIVVIDDHQLFREGVKRILDFEPTFEVVAEGDDGEEALAIVETNNPDVVIMDINMPNVNGVEATKQLVEANPQTKVIILSIHDDENYVTHALKTGARGYLLKEMDADTLIEAVKVVAEGGSYLHPKVTHNLVNEYRRLAISGTAPKGQVAAIEIRRPLHILTRRECEVLQMLADGKSNRGIGEGLFISEKTVKNHVSNILQKMSVNDRTQAVVVAIKNGWVEVR comes from the coding sequence ATGAGTAATAAAAAAACCAAAATCGTGGTAATTGATGATCATCAATTGTTTAGAGAAGGTGTAAAGAGAATACTAGATTTTGAACCGACATTTGAAGTGGTGGCAGAGGGTGACGATGGAGAGGAAGCTTTGGCTATTGTGGAAACAAATAATCCTGATGTTGTGATAATGGATATTAACATGCCAAATGTCAATGGGGTTGAAGCGACAAAACAACTTGTAGAAGCAAATCCACAAACAAAAGTTATCATTCTGTCCATACACGATGATGAAAACTATGTCACACATGCGTTGAAGACTGGTGCCAGAGGTTATTTGTTGAAGGAAATGGATGCAGATACCTTAATTGAGGCAGTTAAAGTAGTCGCAGAAGGTGGTTCTTATTTACATCCGAAGGTCACACATAATCTAGTCAATGAATATAGAAGACTTGCGATAAGCGGAACGGCTCCAAAGGGACAAGTTGCTGCTATAGAGATTAGACGTCCTTTACATATATTAACAAGACGAGAATGTGAGGTACTACAAATGCTTGCTGATGGGAAGAGTAACCGAGGAATAGGAGAAGGACTCTTTATCAGTGAAAAAACAGTCAAAAACCATGTGAGTAATATTTTACAAAAAATGAGTGTGAATGATCGAACCCAAGCAGTTGTTGTTGCTATTAAAAATGGTTGGGTAGAGGTTCGATAA